Proteins from a genomic interval of Stenotrophomonas maltophilia R551-3:
- a CDS encoding S-methyl-5'-thioinosine phosphorylase gives MQQIALAVIGGTGVYNLAKLDDVQTHEVDTRFGKPSGPVRVGTLLGHRVAFLARHGEGHSLPPHKINYRANLAALQQIGARRVLALNTVGGIGDDFGPRVLACPDQIIDYTWGRISTLCEEEGSDVLHVDFGHPYTPMLRSKILAAAKVTGVTVHDGGCYGATQGPRLETIAEIARMRRDGCDLVGMTGMPEAALARELGLDYACLAIIANWAAGCGDGEEITMAEVLANVQAASNGLPELVGELARG, from the coding sequence ATGCAACAGATCGCCCTGGCCGTGATCGGCGGTACCGGTGTCTACAACCTGGCCAAGCTGGATGATGTGCAGACCCACGAGGTTGATACGCGCTTCGGCAAGCCGTCCGGTCCGGTGCGCGTAGGGACATTGCTGGGCCATCGGGTGGCCTTCCTGGCTCGCCACGGTGAAGGCCATTCGCTGCCGCCGCACAAGATCAACTATCGCGCCAACCTGGCCGCATTGCAGCAGATCGGTGCGCGGCGGGTGCTTGCGTTGAACACGGTGGGTGGCATCGGCGACGACTTCGGTCCGCGCGTGCTGGCCTGCCCGGACCAGATCATCGACTACACCTGGGGCCGCATCAGCACCCTCTGTGAAGAAGAGGGCAGCGACGTGCTCCACGTCGATTTCGGCCATCCGTACACGCCGATGCTGCGCAGCAAGATCCTGGCCGCGGCCAAAGTGACCGGTGTCACGGTCCATGACGGTGGCTGCTACGGCGCAACGCAGGGCCCGCGCCTGGAAACCATCGCCGAAATCGCCCGCATGCGCCGCGATGGCTGCGACCTGGTGGGCATGACCGGTATGCCGGAAGCCGCGCTGGCACGGGAGCTGGGGCTTGATTACGCCTGCCTGGCGATCATCGCCAACTGGGCTGCCGGCTGTGGGGACGGCGAGGAGATCACGATGGCCGAAGTGCTGGCCAACGTGCAGGCGGCCAGCAACGGACTTCCGGAACTGGTGGGCGAATTGGCACGGGGGTGA
- a CDS encoding thiolase family protein, protein MSNIVIAAAKRTAIGSFLGQFTGVPTPTLGAAAIAAALEQSGVPASDVSEVLMGCVLPANLGQAPARQAAIAAGIPLSVGATTLNKVCGSGMKTIMLGHDLIKAGSARIVVAGGMESMSNAPHMLPNSRTGNRFGNFQAVDHMAHDGLVNAYDGKAMGEFAECAVDKYQFSREEQDAYAIESVKRAQAAQANGAFADEIVAVKVATRKGEVEVATDEQPGRSDIAKIPTLRPAFKKDGSVTAASSSSISDGAAAVVLLTEEDAAARGITPLARIVGHATHSQEPEWFTTAPIGALHTLLDKTGWSLDQVDLFEINEAFAVVAMAPMRELGIPHDKLNVNGGACALGHPIGASGARLVVTLVNALRTRGGKRGIATLCIGGGEATAIAIELI, encoded by the coding sequence ATGTCCAACATCGTCATCGCCGCCGCCAAGCGCACCGCCATCGGCTCCTTCCTCGGCCAGTTCACCGGCGTGCCGACACCCACCCTCGGCGCGGCCGCCATCGCCGCCGCCCTGGAACAATCGGGTGTCCCGGCCAGCGACGTTTCCGAAGTCCTGATGGGCTGCGTGCTGCCGGCCAACCTCGGCCAGGCGCCCGCCCGCCAGGCCGCGATCGCTGCCGGCATCCCGCTGTCGGTCGGTGCTACCACCCTCAACAAGGTGTGCGGCTCGGGCATGAAGACCATCATGCTCGGCCATGACCTGATCAAGGCCGGCTCGGCCCGCATCGTGGTCGCCGGCGGCATGGAGTCGATGTCCAATGCGCCGCACATGCTGCCGAACTCGCGCACGGGCAACCGCTTCGGCAACTTCCAGGCAGTCGACCACATGGCCCACGATGGGCTGGTCAACGCCTACGACGGCAAGGCGATGGGTGAGTTCGCCGAGTGCGCCGTGGACAAGTATCAGTTCAGCCGCGAAGAGCAGGACGCCTACGCCATCGAATCGGTCAAGCGCGCGCAGGCCGCACAGGCCAACGGCGCGTTCGCCGATGAAATCGTCGCGGTGAAGGTCGCCACCCGCAAGGGCGAGGTCGAGGTCGCCACCGACGAGCAGCCGGGCCGCTCGGACATCGCCAAGATCCCGACCCTGCGCCCGGCCTTCAAGAAGGACGGCAGCGTGACCGCCGCCAGTTCCTCCAGCATCTCCGACGGCGCTGCAGCAGTGGTCCTGCTGACCGAGGAAGATGCAGCCGCACGCGGCATCACCCCGCTGGCGCGCATCGTCGGCCACGCGACCCATTCGCAGGAACCGGAGTGGTTCACCACCGCCCCGATCGGCGCGCTGCACACGCTGCTGGACAAGACCGGCTGGTCGCTGGACCAGGTCGACCTGTTCGAAATCAACGAGGCTTTTGCCGTGGTCGCAATGGCGCCGATGCGCGAACTGGGCATCCCGCACGACAAGCTCAACGTGAATGGCGGTGCCTGCGCTTTGGGCCATCCGATCGGTGCCTCCGGCGCACGTCTGGTGGTGACCCTGGTCAACGCCCTGCGCACGCGCGGTGGCAAGCGCGGCATTGCCACCCTGTGCATCGGCGGCGGCGAAGCAACCGCAATCGCCATCGAATTGATTTAA
- a CDS encoding acyl-CoA dehydrogenase family protein: MSGPSFSSNAPFETHVVLNQPPPFAGRQLWTDDVALMEAVQREGAGSFAPRLAVYGALAGDELYRLGFDANRDRPRLRTHDAQGHRIDTVEFHPAYHQLMGTAKSHGVAGLSWHEPQPGAHVARAALSYLHHQAEAGTSCPLTMTHAAVAVLQSQPHLAEWARKAAAPVYDPRDVPATDKAGITLGMGMTEKQGGSDVRANSTRAEPIDGERYRLVGHKWFFSAPMCDGFLVLAQAPGGLTCLLMPRRLADGDRNAFRLMRLKDKLGDWANASSEVEFCGAQAWRVGEEGRGVATIIGMVMMTRLDCMLGAAAEMRMALSQALHHARHRRTFGKLLVEHPLMANVLADLALESEAATVLSMRIARAVDRAGVDANEAALARVGTALGKYWVCKRAAGFVNEAQECLGGAGYVEESMLPRLYRQAPLNSIWEGSGNIQCLDVLRALAREPEALEALRTELASVADRDARYAAALQRWAAAAPPDESQARLFCERTALLLQAALLLRAHSPMAEAFVRSRLEGEHGLAFGTLPVGLDLSAMLARALP; encoded by the coding sequence ATGAGTGGACCGAGCTTCAGCAGCAATGCGCCCTTCGAAACCCATGTGGTGCTCAACCAGCCACCCCCGTTTGCCGGCCGCCAGCTGTGGACCGATGATGTGGCGTTGATGGAGGCGGTGCAACGCGAAGGCGCCGGCAGCTTCGCGCCGCGGTTGGCGGTGTACGGCGCGCTGGCCGGTGATGAGCTGTACCGGCTCGGCTTCGATGCCAACCGCGATCGCCCGCGCCTGCGCACGCACGATGCGCAGGGCCACCGCATCGATACGGTGGAGTTCCATCCGGCCTATCACCAGCTGATGGGTACGGCGAAGTCGCACGGCGTTGCTGGATTGTCCTGGCACGAGCCACAGCCCGGCGCACATGTCGCGCGGGCGGCGCTGAGCTACCTGCACCACCAGGCCGAGGCCGGCACCAGTTGCCCACTGACCATGACCCACGCAGCGGTGGCGGTGCTGCAGTCGCAGCCGCACCTGGCCGAGTGGGCGCGCAAGGCTGCCGCGCCGGTCTACGACCCGCGCGATGTACCGGCAACGGACAAGGCCGGCATCACCCTTGGCATGGGCATGACCGAGAAGCAGGGTGGTTCGGATGTCCGTGCCAACAGCACGCGGGCCGAACCGATTGATGGCGAGCGTTACCGGCTGGTTGGCCACAAGTGGTTCTTTTCGGCACCGATGTGCGATGGCTTTCTGGTGCTGGCACAGGCACCGGGGGGATTGACCTGCCTGCTGATGCCGCGCCGGCTGGCCGATGGCGACCGCAATGCGTTCCGGTTGATGCGGCTGAAGGACAAGCTCGGTGACTGGGCCAACGCGTCCAGCGAGGTCGAGTTCTGCGGTGCGCAGGCATGGCGCGTGGGCGAGGAGGGGCGCGGCGTGGCCACCATCATCGGCATGGTGATGATGACCCGCCTGGACTGCATGCTGGGCGCGGCGGCGGAGATGCGCATGGCCTTGTCGCAGGCGCTGCACCATGCACGCCATCGGCGCACGTTCGGCAAGCTGCTGGTGGAGCACCCGCTGATGGCCAACGTGCTGGCCGACCTGGCGCTGGAGTCGGAGGCGGCCACGGTGCTGTCGATGCGCATCGCGCGTGCAGTGGACCGTGCCGGTGTGGACGCCAATGAGGCGGCGCTGGCGCGGGTGGGTACGGCGCTGGGCAAGTACTGGGTCTGCAAGCGTGCGGCGGGCTTCGTCAACGAGGCGCAGGAATGCCTGGGTGGCGCGGGCTATGTGGAAGAGTCGATGCTGCCGCGCTTGTACCGGCAGGCACCGTTGAATTCGATCTGGGAGGGCAGCGGCAACATCCAGTGCCTGGACGTACTGCGCGCGCTGGCGCGTGAGCCGGAGGCGCTGGAGGCACTGCGCACGGAACTGGCGTCGGTGGCCGACCGGGATGCGCGCTATGCAGCTGCATTGCAGCGCTGGGCAGCGGCGGCGCCGCCGGACGAGTCGCAGGCGCGGCTGTTCTGCGAGCGCACTGCGCTGCTGCTGCAGGCGGCATTGCTGCTGCGTGCGCACAGCCCGATGGCGGAGGCGTTCGTGCGCAGCCGGTTGGAAGGAGAGCATGGGCTGGCATTCGGGACGCTGCCGGTGGGGCTGGATCTGTCGGCGATGCTGGCGCGCGCGCTGCCGTAG
- a CDS encoding ligase-associated DNA damage response DEXH box helicase has product MWRHYLAGESGLLHTPTGSGKTLAMFGGPLLQAMIDPPSAPRRASAVRPLQVLWVTPLRALASDTARALQTVVDGLGLGWRVGLRSGDASSHERRQAREGRVDVLVTTPESLALLLSYPDTLPRMRQLRCVVVDEWHELLGNKRGVLLQLNLAVLRGAAPALQLWGLSATLGNLAQARDVLLPDRPDAPTVQGVRPRPITVRSLLPEPGERFPWAGHLGLAQLPRVLDALMQARSSLLFTNTRAQAELWHQALAAVWPEDPQTLALHHGSLDPALRQQAEDGLRAGALRCVVATSSLDLGVDFPEVEQVLQLGSPKGVARLRQRAGRARHRPGTSGAVLCIPSHALELAEYAAVRRALREGVVEARRPPTLSLDVLAQHAVSRALAGGFDSDALLAQVRRTHAFAALADDQWQAVLTFIVQGGQALAQYPDFHKVVQDADGHYRMHDRRQALRHRLSIGTISSDGSVRVQFLRGGGLGAVEEQFASRLRRGDRFQFAGRLLELVQLRDMTAFVRLARGAGDGVVPRWQGGQLPLSMALGHELEAVLSGADASAESRWLAPLLALQEQLSALPGRDRLLVEEVRRREGQFLFVFPFAGRHVHEALAALLALRLTRLQRNSIGYAVNDHGLVLAPAQAVDLDAQQWPALFTTDQLLDDLRAAVNLGELARRQFRGIARVAGLLVPSLPGGMPRSLRQLQASAGLLYDVLREHDPDHLLLALAEHEVLHDSLDLPGLQQVLARIGTQSLSVQRPSSLTPLGFPLWAERLRGQFSNEDWRTRVQRAAHQLERRHGR; this is encoded by the coding sequence ATGTGGCGGCACTATCTCGCCGGCGAATCCGGGTTGCTGCATACGCCCACCGGCAGCGGCAAGACGCTGGCGATGTTCGGTGGCCCCCTGCTGCAGGCGATGATCGATCCGCCGTCGGCTCCCCGCCGCGCAAGTGCGGTGCGTCCGCTGCAGGTGCTGTGGGTCACGCCCTTGCGCGCATTGGCCAGCGACACTGCACGTGCACTGCAGACCGTGGTCGATGGACTGGGACTGGGCTGGCGCGTCGGGCTGCGCAGTGGCGACGCCAGCAGCCACGAACGCCGACAGGCACGCGAGGGCCGTGTCGATGTGCTGGTGACTACGCCGGAATCATTGGCGCTGCTGCTGAGCTATCCGGATACGCTGCCGCGCATGCGCCAGCTGCGCTGCGTGGTGGTGGACGAATGGCACGAACTGCTGGGCAACAAGCGCGGCGTGCTGCTGCAGTTGAACCTGGCGGTGCTGCGCGGCGCCGCCCCCGCGCTGCAGCTGTGGGGGCTGTCGGCCACGCTGGGCAATCTTGCCCAGGCGCGCGACGTGCTGCTGCCCGACCGTCCGGACGCACCGACCGTGCAAGGCGTCCGCCCGCGCCCGATCACGGTACGCAGCCTGCTGCCCGAACCGGGCGAACGTTTTCCGTGGGCGGGGCATCTTGGCCTTGCACAGCTGCCGCGTGTGCTGGACGCGCTGATGCAGGCGCGCAGCAGCCTGTTGTTCACCAACACCCGCGCGCAGGCCGAACTGTGGCACCAGGCGTTGGCCGCGGTCTGGCCGGAAGACCCGCAAACGCTGGCGCTGCACCACGGCTCGCTGGATCCGGCGCTGCGCCAGCAGGCGGAGGACGGCCTGCGTGCAGGCGCCCTGCGCTGCGTCGTCGCCACATCCAGCCTCGACCTGGGCGTGGATTTTCCGGAGGTCGAACAGGTGCTGCAGCTGGGCAGCCCGAAGGGCGTGGCACGCCTGCGGCAACGCGCAGGCCGCGCGCGCCATCGTCCCGGTACCAGCGGCGCTGTCCTGTGCATTCCCAGCCACGCGCTGGAACTGGCCGAGTACGCGGCCGTGCGCCGCGCGTTGCGTGAAGGCGTGGTCGAAGCACGGCGACCGCCGACGCTGTCGCTGGATGTACTGGCCCAGCATGCGGTCAGCCGCGCGCTCGCCGGCGGCTTCGACAGCGATGCGTTGCTGGCGCAGGTACGACGCACCCATGCCTTCGCCGCACTTGCTGATGATCAGTGGCAGGCGGTGCTGACATTCATCGTGCAGGGCGGCCAGGCGTTGGCCCAGTACCCCGATTTCCACAAGGTGGTGCAGGACGCCGATGGCCACTACCGCATGCATGATCGCCGCCAGGCGCTGCGCCACCGGTTGTCGATCGGCACCATCAGCAGCGATGGCAGCGTTCGCGTGCAGTTCCTGCGCGGCGGAGGCCTGGGCGCGGTGGAGGAACAGTTCGCCAGCCGTCTGCGCCGCGGTGATCGTTTCCAGTTCGCGGGCCGCCTGCTTGAGCTGGTGCAGCTGCGCGACATGACCGCCTTCGTGCGGCTGGCGCGCGGAGCTGGCGACGGCGTTGTGCCGCGCTGGCAGGGTGGCCAACTGCCGTTGTCGATGGCGCTCGGGCACGAACTGGAAGCGGTCCTGTCAGGGGCCGACGCGAGTGCCGAATCACGCTGGCTGGCACCGCTGCTGGCACTGCAGGAGCAGCTGTCCGCACTTCCGGGGCGGGACCGCCTGCTGGTGGAGGAGGTGCGGCGCCGTGAGGGCCAGTTCCTGTTCGTGTTTCCGTTTGCCGGCCGTCACGTTCACGAGGCACTGGCCGCGCTGCTGGCACTGCGCCTCACGCGCCTGCAGCGCAACAGCATCGGCTATGCGGTGAACGACCACGGCCTGGTGCTGGCACCGGCACAGGCGGTCGATCTGGACGCGCAGCAGTGGCCGGCCCTGTTCACCACCGATCAACTGCTCGATGACCTGCGCGCTGCGGTGAACCTCGGTGAGCTGGCACGCCGCCAGTTCCGTGGCATCGCACGCGTAGCGGGCCTGCTGGTCCCCAGCCTGCCGGGCGGTATGCCGCGTTCGCTGCGCCAGCTGCAGGCCTCGGCAGGCCTGCTGTACGACGTGCTGCGCGAGCACGATCCCGACCATCTGCTGCTGGCATTGGCCGAACACGAAGTGCTGCACGACAGCCTGGACCTTCCCGGCCTGCAGCAGGTACTGGCGAGGATCGGTACACAGTCCCTTTCGGTACAGCGCCCTTCATCACTCACACCGCTGGGTTTTCCGCTGTGGGCCGAGCGGCTGCGCGGGCAGTTCAGCAACGAAGACTGGCGGACCCGCGTGCAGCGCGCCGCACACCAGCTGGAACGCCGCCATGGCCGATGA
- a CDS encoding cold-shock protein, with amino-acid sequence MPNGTVKWFNDAKGFGFISPEDGSADVFAHFSAINSKGFRSLQEGQRVTYDVTQGPKGAQASNITPAE; translated from the coding sequence ATGCCGAACGGTACCGTCAAGTGGTTCAACGACGCCAAGGGATTTGGCTTCATCTCGCCGGAGGATGGCAGCGCCGACGTGTTCGCGCACTTCTCCGCCATCAACTCCAAGGGCTTCCGCAGCCTGCAGGAAGGCCAGCGTGTCACCTATGACGTGACCCAGGGCCCGAAGGGTGCCCAGGCTTCGAACATCACGCCGGCCGAGTGA
- a CDS encoding ATP-dependent DNA ligase: MKAFAALYQRLDRSTATLDKRAALVDYFRHARAHDAAWALYLLSGGKVGGARRKIAASGELRAWIAEESALPPWLVEDSYAQVGDLAETLTLLLDDPAQPSLDRPLAEWIEQHLLAVANQPEPVRREAVVSGWQQLCSRERLVFNKLLTGALRVGVSQRLVQQALAEWSGLDIARIAQRMLGDWVPSPGLLGQLLSPDELPLDRQQPYPFFLASPLEGAPGDRLGPVDDWLLEWKWDGIRLQLLRRRGEVALWSRGEERLDGRFPEIEQAAMGLPDGCVLDGELLAWDEATGLPRAFTALQTRIQRRKPGAATLRNTPVRVLAYDLLEQEGADLRGLPLQQRRMRLAEVIGALGDTRIQLSPEVPADDWSQAAALREAARERGVEGLMVKRRASAYQSGRRRGDWWKWKVDPLTIDAVLLYAQAGHGRRSTLYTDYTFGIWDGDTLVPVAKAYSGLDDKEILALDRWIRANTRERFGPVRSVRAEQVFELGFEAVNRSSRHKSGIAVRFPRILRWRHDKPASEADQLATLQALAR; the protein is encoded by the coding sequence ATGAAGGCCTTCGCCGCGCTCTACCAGCGCCTGGACCGCAGCACCGCGACACTGGACAAGCGTGCGGCGCTGGTCGACTACTTCCGCCACGCGCGTGCGCATGATGCGGCGTGGGCGCTGTACCTGCTCAGCGGCGGCAAAGTGGGCGGTGCACGCCGGAAGATCGCCGCCAGTGGCGAACTGCGCGCCTGGATTGCCGAAGAATCAGCGCTGCCACCGTGGCTGGTCGAAGACAGCTATGCCCAGGTCGGAGACCTGGCCGAGACACTGACCCTGCTGCTGGATGATCCAGCGCAGCCTTCGCTCGACCGGCCATTGGCCGAATGGATCGAACAGCACCTGCTGGCCGTGGCCAACCAGCCCGAACCGGTACGCCGCGAGGCGGTGGTCTCGGGCTGGCAGCAGCTGTGCAGCCGCGAACGCCTGGTGTTCAACAAACTGCTGACCGGCGCCCTGCGCGTGGGTGTTTCGCAGCGTCTGGTGCAGCAGGCGCTGGCCGAATGGTCCGGCCTGGACATCGCGCGCATCGCCCAGCGCATGCTCGGCGACTGGGTGCCCTCACCCGGGCTGCTGGGCCAGCTGTTGTCGCCGGACGAGCTGCCACTGGACCGGCAACAGCCCTACCCGTTCTTCCTCGCCTCGCCACTGGAAGGCGCTCCCGGCGATCGCCTCGGTCCCGTCGACGACTGGCTGCTGGAATGGAAATGGGATGGCATCCGCCTGCAACTGCTGCGCCGGCGTGGCGAAGTGGCACTGTGGTCACGCGGCGAGGAACGCCTGGACGGCCGCTTCCCCGAGATCGAACAGGCGGCGATGGGCCTCCCCGATGGCTGCGTGCTGGACGGCGAGCTGCTGGCCTGGGATGAGGCCACCGGCCTGCCGCGCGCCTTCACCGCGCTGCAGACCCGCATCCAACGGCGCAAGCCCGGTGCGGCGACGTTGCGCAACACACCGGTACGGGTGCTGGCCTACGACCTGCTTGAACAGGAGGGCGCGGATCTGCGCGGACTGCCGTTGCAGCAACGGCGCATGCGCCTCGCCGAAGTCATCGGCGCACTGGGCGACACGCGTATCCAGCTCTCGCCCGAAGTTCCCGCCGATGACTGGTCGCAGGCTGCAGCACTGCGGGAAGCAGCACGCGAGCGTGGTGTCGAAGGATTGATGGTGAAGCGGCGCGCATCGGCTTACCAGTCCGGACGACGACGTGGCGACTGGTGGAAATGGAAAGTCGATCCACTCACCATCGATGCCGTGCTGTTGTACGCGCAGGCGGGACACGGGCGGCGCAGCACGCTGTACACCGACTACACTTTCGGGATCTGGGACGGCGACACGCTGGTGCCAGTAGCCAAGGCTTACTCGGGTCTGGACGACAAGGAGATCCTTGCCCTCGATCGCTGGATCCGCGCCAACACGCGTGAGCGCTTCGGGCCTGTACGCAGCGTGCGCGCCGAACAGGTATTCGAACTCGGATTCGAAGCGGTCAACCGCAGCAGCCGGCACAAGTCCGGCATCGCCGTGCGTTTTCCGCGCATCCTGCGCTGGCGGCACGACAAACCGGCCAGTGAGGCCGACCAGCTGGCCACCCTGCAGGCGCTGGCACGATGA
- the pdeM gene encoding ligase-associated DNA damage response endonuclease PdeM: protein MADELPLLLAGEPMIVAGTRALYWPARQALLIADLHLGKADVFRRAGIALPSGGTSEDLQRLQVLLDEHACRELWILGDILHGPAHRAAWYQQWLGWRERNARLDVHVLRGNHDRQLPHAQLQVQIHEEARLPPFLLRHEPTPDAALHVIAGHLHPQVALPSLRRRFPAFWLRERITVLPAFSAFTAGIVPAPARGERMLACVEGSLVQLPAP from the coding sequence ATGGCCGATGAACTTCCGCTGCTGCTGGCCGGCGAGCCGATGATTGTTGCCGGCACGCGCGCACTGTACTGGCCAGCGCGGCAGGCGCTGCTGATCGCCGACCTGCACCTGGGCAAGGCCGATGTGTTCCGCCGCGCGGGAATCGCGCTGCCGAGTGGCGGCACTTCGGAAGACCTGCAACGACTGCAGGTGTTGCTGGACGAGCATGCCTGTCGCGAACTGTGGATTCTCGGCGACATCCTGCATGGGCCAGCGCATCGCGCAGCGTGGTACCAGCAGTGGCTGGGCTGGCGCGAACGGAATGCCAGGCTGGACGTTCATGTGCTGCGCGGCAATCACGACCGTCAGCTGCCGCATGCCCAACTGCAGGTGCAGATCCACGAGGAAGCGCGACTGCCGCCATTCCTGCTCCGCCATGAACCAACACCGGATGCGGCGTTGCACGTGATCGCGGGGCATCTGCATCCGCAGGTTGCATTGCCTTCGCTGCGCCGGCGCTTTCCCGCCTTCTGGCTGCGCGAGCGGATCACGGTCCTGCCCGCGTTCTCCGCGTTCACCGCTGGCATCGTTCCTGCACCGGCACGCGGCGAGCGCATGCTGGCCTGCGTGGAAGGCAGCCTGGTGCAACTGCCAGCGCCGTGA
- a CDS encoding ligase-associated DNA damage response exonuclease, with product MAGNDDLVVLRPEGLYCAAGDFHIDPWRPVPRAVITHGHGDHARPGMGEYHCSKGSLPILRWRLGDVPVQAHAEGLPFQLGRVQVSLHPAGHVLGSSQVRIDDGEQVWVASGDYKRQPDPTCTPFEVVPCDTFITEATFALPIYRWPDTPAVAAEIVAWRRECEQRGEAAILLCYALGKAQRVLAELLPLDDRPAWLHGAIANGVAVYRQAGVPMLETLAVAEQGRQPDAAGQLILAPPSAAGTPWMRRFGRHQLGFASGWMQLRGNRRRRNVDRGFVISDHADWPALLQTIEQTGAQRVIATHGNTDALIPYLRERGVAAEAFRTDFGSEE from the coding sequence ATGGCAGGCAACGACGATCTGGTGGTACTGCGCCCGGAAGGGCTGTACTGCGCCGCGGGTGATTTCCATATCGATCCCTGGCGGCCGGTGCCGCGCGCGGTCATCACCCATGGCCATGGCGACCACGCCCGCCCGGGCATGGGCGAATACCACTGCAGCAAAGGCAGCCTGCCGATCCTGCGCTGGCGGCTCGGTGATGTGCCGGTGCAGGCGCATGCCGAAGGTCTGCCCTTCCAGCTCGGCCGGGTGCAGGTGTCGCTGCATCCGGCCGGCCATGTACTCGGTTCGTCGCAGGTGCGCATCGATGACGGCGAGCAGGTCTGGGTAGCCTCCGGCGATTACAAGCGCCAGCCTGATCCCACCTGCACGCCGTTCGAAGTGGTGCCCTGCGATACCTTCATCACCGAGGCCACCTTTGCCTTGCCGATCTACCGCTGGCCGGACACCCCCGCAGTCGCTGCAGAGATCGTCGCCTGGCGCCGCGAATGCGAGCAGCGCGGCGAGGCCGCGATCCTGCTCTGCTATGCCCTGGGCAAGGCGCAGCGGGTGCTGGCTGAACTGCTGCCGCTGGATGATCGCCCGGCCTGGCTGCACGGCGCCATCGCCAATGGCGTGGCGGTCTACCGGCAGGCCGGCGTACCGATGCTGGAGACGCTCGCCGTGGCCGAACAGGGCCGCCAGCCGGACGCGGCGGGCCAGTTGATCCTCGCCCCACCCTCGGCCGCGGGCACACCATGGATGCGCCGCTTCGGCCGCCACCAGCTGGGTTTCGCCTCGGGCTGGATGCAACTGCGCGGCAACCGCCGCCGCCGCAATGTCGATCGCGGTTTCGTCATTTCCGACCACGCCGATTGGCCCGCACTGCTGCAGACCATCGAACAGACCGGCGCGCAGCGGGTAATCGCCACCCACGGCAATACCGATGCATTGATCCCCTACCTGCGCGAGCGCGGTGTGGCTGCCGAAGCCTTCCGTACCGATTTCGGGAGCGAGGAATGA
- a CDS encoding FAD-dependent oxidoreductase, giving the protein MTERLRIAVIGYGTAGQALAILLTRDGHEVEIFERVPTPGPVGAGFLLQPSGLQVLWQMGLLDSVRAHAAPVHRLYGDTPCERAVMDMRYDGLDARLHGLGMQRGALFSLLDEARAGEGQLHAGTTIAEVDAEHGRLRDSDGRTHGPFDLVVAADGAASTLRATIAGGAGLDRVYPWGALWCLLPAEDWPHVQELRQRYVAARKMIGLLPVGTRPGDDTPRLSFFWSLPRADFERWHSDGMPAWLEELHALWPQAAARFAHLRDPGQMARAVYRDAVMKRWHHGRMVLAGDAAHAMSPQLGQGVNMALLDALALRDALRAHGGGAIALQAYQAQRRAHVAVYQRWSRWLTPLFQSDRDVWAKARDVLLGPMGRLPGGRGHMLRVLSGTQHGWFGSLALDPAFIDALADVAEPRRISTAKALA; this is encoded by the coding sequence ATGACGGAACGACTGCGCATCGCCGTGATCGGCTACGGCACCGCTGGCCAGGCATTGGCCATCCTGCTCACCCGTGACGGCCACGAGGTGGAGATCTTCGAACGCGTGCCCACGCCGGGGCCGGTGGGCGCCGGCTTCCTGCTGCAGCCCAGCGGCCTGCAGGTGCTGTGGCAGATGGGACTGCTAGATTCAGTGCGCGCGCATGCCGCGCCTGTGCATCGCCTGTATGGCGATACGCCGTGCGAGCGCGCAGTGATGGACATGCGCTACGACGGCCTGGATGCGCGTCTTCACGGCCTTGGCATGCAGCGTGGCGCGTTGTTCTCGCTGCTGGACGAGGCGCGCGCGGGCGAGGGCCAGCTGCATGCCGGTACCACGATTGCCGAGGTGGATGCCGAACACGGCCGTCTGCGCGACAGCGATGGGCGCACGCATGGCCCGTTCGACCTGGTGGTGGCCGCCGATGGCGCCGCATCGACGCTGCGCGCCACCATCGCCGGTGGTGCCGGGCTGGACCGTGTGTATCCCTGGGGGGCGCTGTGGTGCCTGCTGCCGGCCGAAGACTGGCCGCACGTGCAGGAGCTGCGCCAACGCTATGTGGCCGCGCGCAAGATGATCGGGCTGCTGCCCGTCGGCACGCGCCCCGGTGATGACACGCCGCGCCTGAGCTTCTTCTGGAGCCTGCCACGTGCCGACTTCGAGCGTTGGCATAGCGATGGCATGCCAGCCTGGTTGGAGGAACTGCACGCGCTGTGGCCGCAGGCCGCTGCACGCTTCGCCCATCTGCGCGACCCCGGCCAGATGGCGCGCGCGGTCTATCGCGATGCGGTGATGAAACGCTGGCATCACGGCCGCATGGTGCTGGCCGGTGACGCCGCGCATGCGATGAGCCCGCAACTGGGGCAGGGCGTGAACATGGCGCTGCTGGATGCCCTGGCGCTGCGTGATGCGCTGCGCGCGCACGGCGGCGGTGCGATCGCGCTGCAGGCCTACCAGGCGCAGCGGCGTGCGCACGTGGCCGTATACCAGCGCTGGAGCCGCTGGCTGACGCCGCTGTTCCAATCCGATCGTGATGTGTGGGCGAAGGCCCGCGACGTGCTGCTGGGACCGATGGGGCGGCTGCCCGGTGGCCGTGGGCACATGCTGCGCGTGCTCAGCGGCACCCAGCACGGCTGGTTCGGTTCGCTGGCACTCGATCCTGCCTTCATCGATGCACTGGCCGATGTTGCCGAGCCACGCCGCATCAGCACGGCAAAAGCACTCGCATGA